The following proteins are encoded in a genomic region of Hirundo rustica isolate bHirRus1 chromosome 15, bHirRus1.pri.v3, whole genome shotgun sequence:
- the MPRIP gene encoding myosin phosphatase Rho-interacting protein isoform X3, with translation MAAKDNPCRKFQANIFNKSKCQNCFKPRESHLLNDEDLNQAKPIYGGWLLLAPEGTDFDNPVHRSRKWQRRFFILYEHGLLRYALDEMPTTLPQGTINMNQCTDVVDGESRTGQKFSLCILTPEKEHFIRAENKEIISGWLEMLIIYPRTNKQNQKKKRKVEPPTPQEPGPAKMAVTSSNIPSAEKVPATKSTLWQEEMRGKDQADGGSGIGPTQSPMQGQAGAASSMKDPVLDSKEEESSMNGDRIDCGRKTRVESGYFSLEKTKQDSKLEEQQLQPPPSPPSPSTPNNRRSQVIEKFEALDIENAEHMETNASGGAALSSETRQGRSEKRVFPRKRDFTCEGAAVGSILDVSASPLSPHRRAKSLDRRSTESSMTPDLLNFKKGWLTKQYEDGQWKKHWFVLTDQSLRYYRDSVAEEAADLDGEIDLSTCYDVTEYPVQRNYGFQIHTKEGEFTLSAMTSGIRRNWIQTIMKHVRPTTAPDVTRKNFSLKLSVLKPSSLPEEKSKTSSSFETGPKPSEKPDTEQAELDTEQKRSRARERRREGRSKTFDWAEFRPIQQALVQERANAADSSSGGSAAFPRDSGAADADPGELERERARRREERRKRFEMIDAVDGAGSEEALRMEVDRILPVPADIKPQNVHVEIEQRWHQVETTPLREEKQIPITPLHLAHAEDREEGLTKQHLTTLLEKELEQKQKEALELLEQNRHLQDQLKVALGREQSAREGYVLQTEVAASPSGAWQRLHKVNQDLQSELEAQCQRQEVINQQIQSLKRSYAEAKDVIRHHEAEIQSLQARLSNAAAELAIKEQTLAKLKSDLRSEKEKAKEQLEEWQHGEAALSSQLKASEQKLKSAEALLLEKTQELRDLEMQQALQRDHQKEVQRLQDRIADLSGQLNASEQARVLMEEKLQKNYEALLESCEREKQVLIRSLKEVEEKANEYENQLQNSEQQMEILQKEKLSAKFEGSELVHQLEEQLAMKEASIQKLAEHIKELERERDQIKCRFHELMNQVAESDNEVAKLQAKLKMEETNYHNLEQSFEEVSDQFRGVQEVLKEKEEELRHVKEMHLRIVEKKDQDLSEALVKMVALDSSLEETKVKLKAKEEALKKLASVGSGPSAEEAEDLGPSLEADESHSSQLGQALQTQDVLPALTYALKEEEDEVLETSQRQVEEFGSPSKVVELQDQELVQKALAKPDVGIMGAKRQRIRFSSIQCQKYIHPDGSEKNWTSSTSSDTSQDRSLSEESMSSEPALGYPSSGTSDSETYLSIIHSLETKLYITEEKLKDVTMKLESQHGHNQETLIALHHQWASTESQLREQLQTSLSQVNALISQLESERQEKFKLIESHVSELGGFQMKNDQALTCLEKCREQLRSLPKSDKGKEGDLFLVTLSSMETTLSNAIQALSGAPVPSEYQQSESLTTESPAPEGGDLGEEEHVSKEQQADVFDTGQLRWLSERVAFEASLINQIAESLKNASSEIAQLLREIQGTAEVVLLEPASVSRTAHDLASILSKKLLLEGEFWSQVKELRAHLGTREGGAEGKTETSLGFSPCFLSAVADATLIKAELGFVAEKMRESFHQRLKTIEEELHNTKTALQQHKCMLEEIIQAYRTPEFDRVMHQISEALEIQKDASERTQISWDGSRLQMVPCQELAKVEETGSAPDRSSEALVSIQEDLAQQLKDKSSVLKEISVALLSLPPEEATRDCQKLLKMPQSLSYHSCLGDLERYSSLLVHDAIVQAQVCYAACKVRLEHEREMKSYKESLQSMDALCQERVKTVSLLRDEYEELLRKQQGEYSEVIAVLERENADLKAKVSQLDSQRRLLEEEGHEHSKSLSELQGRYEEEIRNVIEQLNRTEDALKAERMEGLNQLDAVVRDKQSMEQHHLEQMQTLEEKFQAKIKELQVIHGEELQTLQEHYSQNLQRLQETLDEYQRQHPEASPAVAPGAGDTWAAGEAGGTGQDPGSDPDSMHGLRERIQELEAQMNVMRDELENKHLEGNASTLREKYQKDFENLKATCERGFAAMEETHQKKIEDLQRQHQRELEKLREEKDRLLAEETAATISAIEAMKNAHREELERELEKSQRSQISSVNADIEALRRQYLEELQSVQRELEVLSEQYSQKCLENAHLAQALEAERQALRQCQRENQELNAHNQELNNRLAAEITRLRTLLTGEGGGEAAGSPLTQGKDAYELEVLLRVKESEIQYLKQEISSLKDELQTALRDKKYASDKYKDIYTELSIVKAKADCDISRLKEQLKAATEAQGEKSPVNTTVSGYDIMKSKSNPDFLKKDRSSVSRQLRNIRSKSVIEQVSWDN, from the exons GAGCCTGGTCCTGCTAAGATGGCTGTGACCAGCAGCAACATTCCCAGTGCTGAGAAGGTCCCTGCCACCAAGTCCACGCTCTGGCAGGAGGAAATGAGGGGCAAAGACCAAGCAGATGGGGGGAGTGGCATTGGACCAACCCAGAGCCCCAtgcaaggccaggctggggctgccagctCCATGAAGGATCCCGTGCTGGACAGCAAGGAAG AGGAGAGCTCCATGAACGGAGACCGGATAGACTGCGGGCGGAAGACGCGCGTCGAGAGCGGGTACTTCTCCTTGGAGAAGACCAAACAAGACTCGAAGCTGGAAGAGCAGCAACTGCAACCCCCACCAAGCccgcccagccccagcaccccgAACAACAG GAGATCCCAGGTGATCGAGAAATTCGAGGCACTGGACATTGAGAATGCGGAGCACATGGAAACGAACGCGTCGGGAGGCGCTGCCCTTTCCAGCGAGACGCGGCAGGGCAGGAGCGAGAAGAGGGTTTTCCCACGGAAACGG GACTTCACTTGTGAAGGAGCAGCCGTGGGCTCCATCCTGGATGTGTCTGCGTCACCTCTGTCCCCACACCGCCGGGCAAAGTCGCTGGACAGAAGGTCCACGGAGTCCTCTATGACG cCCGACCTGCTGAACTTCAAGAAGGGCTGGTTGACAAAGCAATACGAGGATGGGCAG TGGAAGAAGCACTGGTTTGTGCTGACAGACCAGAGCCTGAGATACTACCGGGATTCAGTGGCAGAGGAG gcagctgacCTGGATGGAGAAATCGATTTATCCACGTGCTATGATGTCACTGAGTACCCAGTTCAGAGGAACTACGGCTTCCAGATACAT ACAAAGGAAGGGGAGTTCACCCTCTCTGCCATGACGTCGGGCATCCGCCGCAACTGGATCCAGACCATCATGAAACACGTTCGCCCCACCACTGCTCCCGATGTTACAAG GAAAAACTTCTCTTTGAAACTATCCGTGCTGAAGCCCAG CTCACTGccagaagagaaaagcaaaacaagctcTTCCTTCGAGACTGGTCCGAAGCCGAGCGAGAAGCCGGATACGGAACAAGCTGAGCTGGACACGGAGCAGAAGCGGAGCCGTGCCCGGGAACGCCGACGAGAAGGACGGTCCAAGACCTTTGACTGGGCTGAATTCCGCCCCATCCAGCAGGCCCTGGTGCAGGAGCGTGCCAACGCTGCAGACTCCTCCAGCGGCGGCTCGGCCGCCTTTCCCAGGGACAGCGGAGCTGCCGACGCCGACCCGGGAGAGCTGGAGCGGGAGCGGGCCCGGCGGCGGGAGGAGCGGCGCAAGCGCTTTGAGATGATCGACGCCGTGGACGGGGCAGGGTCAGAAGAGGCGCTGAGGATGGAGGTGGACAGGATCCTGCCCGTCCCAGCAGACATCAAACCGCAGAACGTCCACGTGGAGATCGAGCAGCGCTGGCACCAGGTGGAGACCACCCCACTGCGGGAGGAGAAGCAGATCCCCATCACGCCCCTGCACCTCGCCCACGCCGAGGACCGGGAAGAGGGGCTGACGAAGCAGCACCTGACCAcgctgctggagaaggag ctggagcagaagcagaaggaggccctggagctcctggagcagaacCGGCACCTGCAGGATCAGCTGAAAGTGGCTCTGGGCCGGGAGCAGAGTGCCCGGGAGGGCTACGTGTTGCAG ACCGAGGTGGCCGCCTCGCCATCAGGTGCCTGGCAGAGGCTCCACAAAGTCAACCAAGACCTCCAAAGCGAGCTGGAAGCCCAATGCCAGCGTCAAGAGGTGATCAATCAGCAGATTCAGTCGCTGAAGCGCAGCTACGCCGAGGCCAAGGACGTGATCCGGCACCACGAGGCCGAGATTCAGAGCCTGCAGGCGAGGCTCAGTAACGCGGCAGCCGAGCTCGCCATCAAGGAGCAGACCCTGGCCAAGCTCAAGAGCGACCTGAGGAGCGAGAAGGAGAAAGccaaagagcagctggaggagtgGCAGCACGGCGAGGCCGcgctcagctcccagctgaaggCCAGCGAGCAGAAGCTGAAGAGCgcagaggctctgctgctggagaagacCCAGGAGCTGCGGGACCTGGAGATGCAGCAGGCTCTGCAGCGGGACCACCAGAAGGAAGTGCAGCGGCTCCAGGACAGGATCGCGGACCTCAGCGGGCAGCTGAACGCCAGCGAGCAGGCGCGGGTCCTCatggaggagaagctgcagaagaaCTACGAGGCTTTGCTGGAGAGCTGTGAGAGGGAGAAGCAGGTTTTGATACGGAGCCTGAAGGAGGTGGAGGAAAAGGCCAACGAGTACGAGAACCAGCTGCAGAACAGCGAGCAGCAAATGGAGATTCTGCAGAAGGAGAAGCTGAGCGCCAAGTTCGAAGGCAGCGAGCTCGTCCaccagctggaggagcagctggccATGAAGGAGGCCAGCATCCAAAAACTTGCCGAGCACATCAAGGAGCTCGAAAGAGAGAGGGATCAGATCAAGTGCCGGTTCCACGAGCTCATGAATCAGGTGGCCGAGTCGGACAATGAAGTTGCAAAATTACAAGCAAAGTTGAAAATGGAAGAGACCAACTACCACAATCTGGAGCAATCGTTCGAGGAGGTGTCGGATCAGTTCCGGGGGGTGCAGGAGGtgctgaaagagaaagaagaagagctGAGACACGTTAAGGAAATGCACTTGAGAATTGTGGAGAAGAAAGATCAAGATCTCAGTGAGGCTTTGGTTAAAATGGTTGCTTTAGATAGCAGTTTAGAGGAGACTAAAGTAAAGCTAAAGGCCAAGGAggaggctttaaaaaaattggcTAGTGTGGGCTCAGGTCCATCTGCTGAGGAGGCAGAAGACCTTGGCCCCAGTCTTGAGGCTGACGAAAGTCATTCATCCCAACTGGGGCAGGCTCTGCAAACTCAGGATGTCCTCCCAGCTCTGACTTATGCactgaaggaggaggaggatgaggttCTTGAGACCAGTCAGAGGCAAGTGGAGGAGTTTGGCTCCCCATCTAAAGTTGTAGAACTCCAGGACCAAGAGTTGGTTCAGAAAGCCTTAGCAAAGCCTGATGTAGGAATCATGGGGGCCAAGAGGCAAAGGATCCGTTTTTCAAGCATCCAGTGTCAAAAATACATCCATCCAGATGGATCAGAGAAAAACTGGACAAGCAGTACTTCTTCAGACACCAGCCAGGACAGATCTCTGTCTGAAGAAAGCATGTCCTCAGAGCCAGCTCTGGGTTACCCCTCATCGGGGACGAGCGATTCTGAGACTTATCTCTCCATCATCCATTCCCTGGAAACCAAACTTTATATTACAGAGGAAAAGCTCAAAGATGTGACGATGAAGCTTGAAAGCCAGCACGGCCATAACCAGGAGACGCTCATCGCCCTCCACCATCAGTGGGCCAGCACGGAGTCCCAGCTGCGGGAGCAGCTTCAGACCAGCCTGTCCCAAGTCAATGCTTTGATCTCGCAGCTGGAGAGCGAGAGGCAGGAAAAGTTCAAGCTCATAGAAAGTCACGTCAGCGAGCTGGGAGGTTTCCAGATGAAAAACGATCAAGCGCTGACTTGCTTAGAgaagtgcagggagcagctaaGATCCTTGCCCAAATCAGACAAGGGAAAAGAGGGTGATTTGTTCCTCGTTACTCTGTCCAGCATGGAAACAACTTTATCAAATGCAATCCAAGCCTTGAGCGGGGCGCCAGTCCCATCAGAGTATCAGCAGAGTGAAAGCCTCACCACAGAGAGCCCTGCTCCAGAAGGAGGGGATTTGGGAGAAGAGGAGCACGTCTCCAAGGAGCAGCAAGCAGATGTGTTTGACACTGGCCAGCTGAGGTGGCTTTCTGAGAGGGTGGCATTTGAGGCTTCTCTCATCAACCAAATTGCAGAGTCTTTGAAAAATGCAAGCTCTGAGATAGCCCAGCTTCTGAGAGAGATCCAGGGAACCGCCGAGGTGGTTTTGTTGGAGCCAGCAAGTGTTTCTCGTACAGCCCATGATTTGGCCAGCATCCTGTctaaaaagctgctgctggaaggggagTTCTGGAGCCAGGTGAAGGAGCTGAGAGCACACTTGGGCACTAGAGAAGGAGGGGCTGAGGGTAAAACAGAAACAAGTTTGGGCTTTTCCCCATGTTTTCTCAGTGCTGTAGCAGATGCTACATTGATCAAAGCAGAACTTGGGTTTGTTGCAGAAAAAATGAGAGAGTCTTTTCATCAGAGGTTAAAAACAATCGAAGAAGAGCTCCATAATACCAAAACCgctctccagcagcacaaatgCATGTTGGAGGAGATCATCCAAGCGTACAGGACTCCTGAGTTTGACAGAGTTATGCACCAGATTTCTGAAGCACTTGAAATACAAAAAGATGCTTCTGAAAGAACGCAGATCTCTTGGGATGGGAGCCGTCTCCAAATGGTGCCGTGCCAGGAGTTAGCCAAGGTGGAGGAGACCGGCAGCGCACCAGACCGTAGTAGTGAAGCTCTTGTTTCCATTCAGGAAGATCTTGCCCAGCAACTAAAGGACAAGTCCAGTGTTCTGAAGGAGATATCTGTTGCCTTACTCTCTCTGCCTCCCGAGGAGGCCACGAGAGACTGTCAGAAGCTCCTGAAGATGCCCCAGAGTCTTTCCTACCATTCGTGCCTGGGAGACCTGGAGCGGTATTCGTCTTTGTTAGTCCACGATGCCATTGTTCAGGCTCAGGTTTGTTACGCCGCTTGCAAAGTCCGGCTGGAGCACGAGAGGGAGATGAAGTCCTACAAGGAGTCCTTGCAGAGCATGGATGCGCTGTGCCAGGAGCGCGTGAAGACGGTGTCTCTCCTGCGGGACGAGTACGAGGAGCTGctcaggaagcagcagggcGAGTACAGCGAGGTGATCGCCGTGCTGGAGAGGGAGAACGCTGACCTCAAGGCAAAggtgtcccagctggacagcCAGCGGAGGCTCTTGGAGGAGGAAGGGCATGAACACAGCAAGAGCTTGAGCGAGCTGCAGGGGCGGTATGAGGAGGAGATCCGAAACGTGATCGAGCAGCTCAACAGGACAGAGGATGCCCTGAAGGCCGAGAGGATGGAGGGGCTCAACCAGCTGGATGCCGTTGTCCGTGACAAGCAGAGCATGGAGCAGCATCACCTGGAGCAGATGCAAACGCTGGAGGAAAAGTTCCAGGCCAAAATCAAGGAACTGCAGGTCATCCACGGCGAGGAGCTGCAGACACTGCAGGAGCACTACAGCCAGAACCTGCAGCGCCTGCAAGAAACCCTCGACGAGTACCAGAGGCAGCACCCGGAGGCGTCACCCGCGGTGGCCCCGGgcgctggggacacctgggcgGCCGGCGAGGCGGGTGGCACCGGGCAGGACCCCGGCAGCGACCCGGACTCCATGCACGGCCTGAGGGAACGcatccaggagctggaggcccAGATGAACGTCATGAGGGATGAGCTGGAGAACAAACACCTGGAGGGGAACGCTTCCACTTTGAGGGAAAAATACCAGAAAGACTTTGAAAACCTAAAG GCAACATGTGAGAGGGGCTTTGCAGCCATGGAGGAGACGCACCAGAAGAAGATTGAGGACCTGCAGCGGCAGCACCAGCgggagctggagaagctgcggGAGGAGAAGGATCGCCTGCTGGCAGAGGAAACGGCTGCCACCATCTCAG CCATCGAAGCCATGAAGAACGCGCAccgggaggagctggagcgggaGCTGGAGAAGTCCCAGCGCTCCCAGATCAGCAGCGTCAACGCCGACATCGAGGCCCTCCGAAGGCAGTACCT ggaggagctgcagtcAGTGCAGCgggagctggaggtgctttCGGAGCAGTActcccagaagtgtttggaGAACGCCCACCTGGCGCAGGCGCTGGAGGCTGAGAGGCAGGCCCTCCGCCAGTGCCAGCGGGAGAACCAGGAGCTCAACGCCCACAACCAG gagCTGAATAACCGCCTGGCTGCGGAGATCACGCGATTGCGGACCCTGCTGACCGGGGAGGGCGGGGGAGAGGCTGCTGGGTCGCCTCTCACGCAGGGCAAGGACGCCTACGAGCTGGAG GTCCTGCTGCGGGTCAAAGAATCCGAAATCCAGTACCTGAAGCAGGAGATCAGCTCCCTCAAAGACGAGCTGCAGACTGCACTGAGG GATAAGAAATACGCCAGCGACAAGTACAAAGACATCTACACGGAGCTGAGCATCGTGAAGGCCAAGGCAGACTGTGATATCAGCAGGTTGAAAGAGCAGCTGAAAGCAGCCACAGAAGCTCAGGGAGAGAAATCCCCTGTGAACACCACTGTATCGGGATATG ATATTATGAAATCAAAAAGCAACCCTGATTTCTTGAAGAAAGACAGATCCAGTGTTAGCCGGCAACTAAGGAATATCAGGTCAAAG